DNA from Bdellovibrionales bacterium:
ATCAGAAATAACTCTAAGCGATTTTCGAGTAATGACCCTGGTTCACTGAATCAGCAAACAGCCTTTCTTTGGCGGTCGTCTTTAGAGCAGCCCACTTCATCGTCAGATGGCGGTTATGGCAATAGTTTTGTTTCTCCCGCAGTCACGCCGGGTGAATGTGGCGAGGAGCTAAAGTCACTAGGCTCTGTGCAAAGCCTAAGCTTCGAATGTAAGGAAGTGCTTTTTCATTTTTTAGTGAATCTTTGTGAACAGTTATCAGACGAAACTTATTGCTCAGATGCCAATAGTATTTAGTTAACATTTTTTTCAGGGGCGAAATTCGCCCCTATAACCACCAACATCAATTGGTGTGAATTGAGTTAAGAGAATCTGAATAACTCTGACTAAAGCGATGTCATGTCGGTTTTGTTTTTGCGGACTCGATTCTTTTTATAAATCATTTGCTTTTGATCATTGAGATACATTTTGACCATGATCTCAAATGAAATTTCATAAAGATTGGAAAGACCTTTAAAAGACTCAATAGCGGGACTGCACTTACAACGCTCCCAATTGGAGACAAACTGCGGTGAGGAGTAGCCTAATTTTTGAGCGACATCCCATTGGCTAAGACCAGACTCGACTCTTTTCTTTTTAAGAAACTTGCAGAACTTATCCATACTGACTCCTAGGCACATATATGTGTCTATTTAAGTTATAGCAGGTGCTCCATAATTAGCAAATGGCGAATTATAAAACTGCGTTAAAATCTCACATTGTCGCGACACATGGTTCTGTCGCGGCTTGGGCGCAGAAATATGAAGTCCCAACGGAGCGTTTTTATAATTTTCTTAAAGGAAAGTATAATCCGACCGTACTCACTCTTGAGAAATGGATGAAAGCCGCAGGTCTTGAAATGTCTTGTCATCCAAAGTCAGAAAAAATGCAGAAACGATAGATTTTTTTTTCTTAATAATTCTTAATATTTCTAACTAATGTCTGGACTGTGTTGCTCGCATCAAACCCGGAGCAATTAAATCCTTCAAGTTTTAACAATGAAACGTTTTGTTAAAAATTGACCGTGTACTAATTAACTGGCCCAAATGGATCTTAATCATTGTCGTGGCGAACTCGACCGATGGAGGGGTTAAACATGAAGATGGCGGCTCGTGAGTCATGCCATCCAAGATCTATCCAAGTTTTGGAGCAGAGGAAGCGTATAAATTCGAGACGTTGGCTTCAGAAATTGTGTAAAGATCCGATAAGGGATCGTGAGAAAATCCCTAGCTGTACTTTATTTTACATCTTCAAGATGGGTTGCGGCCTTCCTCGTGCTTATGGGGGTGGGATTTCCTAAAGCCTTAGCGCAGGTGCCCTCAAGTTTTACCTATCAGGGGCAAATCACAAAAGCGAGCGGTCAACCTTTGGAGGCTAATCCTGTGGTGTTTAATGTGAGAGTGTACTCTCCCACCAACGATTGCCTTCTTTACGAAGAGCAGCATTCAATCAACATGCTGGGAAGTGACGGGGCGTTTAGTTTAAATGTTGGGAATGGGATTCGCTCAGGCTCTGACTACGAGGACACATCTCTGCTTTCAGACATTATGAAAAACTCGATCAGTTTTTCTGGAATCACCACGTGCAGTTCGGGATCAAGCTATAGCGCCTTAGCTGGCCATACTCGAAAAGTTCGCATTAGCTACAATGATGGCTCAGGAAGTGTCACGTTAGCTCAGGACTTTCATTTACAAAGTGTGCCGTACGCGTGGTACGCGAATAGTCTTCAAGGTTTTACCGCATCGAATTTTGTGCAGATCAATCCCGGTCAAAATATCACGCAAACTAATTTGGAAAATCTTTTAGGTGGGACGAACTACAACACACTCTATAATTTGGCTTCGGGTACGTCGGCGAGTCCGTTAAATCTTAACAATCAGCAGATTAAAAATTTGAGCGATCCGACGTTAGCCCAAGATGCGGCGACAAAAAATTACGCCGATACGAAGATCGCAGGAGCTAACATTGATGTAAGTACCGTCGGTGCAGGCGTGGGAAATGGGCGAGTGCTTTCGTGGAACGCGACTTTAAGTCGTTGGGAAGCGATTACGCCTGTAACGACAGATGCCACAAAACTTCCTTTAGCTGGTGGCACCATGGCCGGGAATATCAACATGAGTGGAAGTCAGGTCTTAAACTCAGGCCACATCACCCTGCAAAATTTAAGTACGATCACCCTAGGAAAATTCACGAATACTCAAGAAGCCACACTCGGATCAACTTTGGGTATCGGCAACAAGGGTGCCGCTTGGTACAATAGCGATACGGATAAAATCATGTACTGGGACGGGAATAGCGCGGAGGCCGTAGGTAGTGGCGGCGGAGGAAATGGGGACATTGAAGCCATAGCGACTGTCGCGGGATCAGCACTCACGGGTGGCGTGACAAGTGGCACGGCAACTCTTTCCGTAGTCACTGATAACTCATCCATTGAAACCAACGGTTCAAATCAACTACAAGTGAAAGATGCGGGAATTGGCAATACAAAACTTTCTGCGAATGCGGTCACAAGTAATAAGATTGATGACGGTACTATAGCGACAGCAGATATCGGCAATAGCCAGGTCACCGATGTTAAGATTAATTCTGTCTCGGTAAATAAGATCGCAAATGGCCTCGGGTTATACTTTAATTATCAACCAAATGGTGGAGCTTGTGCTGTCGGTGAAGTTTTAAAGCTGACCTTAAACGGGTGGGAGTGCGGGATAGACAACAACTCCGGCGGGGTGACAACGGTTTTTGGACGAAATGGTGCCGTTATAGCTCAATCCGGGGATTACATCGCCACTCAAATTACAAATACTCCGGCGGGAAATATTGCCGCGACCACAGCTCAAGCCGCTCTTAATGAATTAGATACTGAAAAATTAAATAAATCCGGCGACACAATGACGGGCGCACTTATACTTCCCGCAAATGGCTTAACTGTGGGAACGACACAGTTCACAGCTTCAGGCGGAAGTATCGGGATTGGAACTGCCACACCTTCTACAAAATTAGATGTGGAAGGCACTTTGCAGATTGGCGATGGAGGAGAAACGTGCTCTGTCGCTGCGAACGCCGGAATGATAAAATATGCTTCAGGATCGCTTCAATACTGTAATGGATCATCGTGGCAGATATTAGGAATCAGCGGTGCCGGACTCACATCCCTCGGCGGTCAAACCGGAAGTACGCAGACATTTGCGGTGAATAGCTCAGGCAACGCTCCTGCGATCACTTCGGGAAGTAATATACATACCTTAAGCATTCCGCTGGCTAGTAGCTCGGGCGTGACCTCTGGGACAATTTCGAAAGCCGATTACGACGCCTTTACCGCAAAATTATCTGCTGTCACTGGAAGCAGTTTAAATTCTGCAAGACTCTGGGTGGGAGATAGTTCAAATCTTGCACAGCCTGTGAATCTAAGTGGGGATGCGACTTTGTCAAATACCGGCGCTCTGACTATAGCTAACAACGCGATAACGTCTGCAAAAATTAATGACGGCGCGATTACAAATAGTGATATTAATTCCAGTGCTGCCATCGCCTGGAGTAAAATTGATAAAACGGGTGCCACCGCTACGGATGTGGGAGCGGCACCAAGTGCGCGAAATGTAAATACGAACTCGGGTTCGGGACTGAGTGGCGGCGGTGATCTTTCGGCCGATCGAAGTTTATCCATAAATGTGGATGATTCAACAATTGAGATTTCAACGAATACCGTGCGGGTGAAAGATAGCGGAATTACTAATGCTAAAATTAATTCGGTCGGAGTTTCAAAAATCACAAGTGCTGCGACAGAGTATTTTTCGTACATGCCAGCGGGGACTGAGTGTTTAACTAACGAAGTTTTAAAGTGGGATGCCGCGAGTGACCGCTGGATCTGCGGAGCGGACAATAACTCAGGTGCAGTGACCAGCGTATTTACCAGAACTGGAGCTGTCGTAGCTCAAAGTGGGGATTATACAGCGACTCAGATTTCAAACACTCCTGCTGGAAATATCGCCGCAAGCACAGCGCAAGCGGCACTTGACGAATTGGATTTAGAAAAAGTAAATAAATCGGGCGATGCCATGACCGGCGCACTCGCCTTAAATGCTCAAAGCGAACTCCGTTTTGCGGATGGTGATTCTTCAAATTACCTAGGCCTCCGAGCTCCGGCCACGGTAGGTACAAACATCACTTGGACTCTTCCATCAACAGATGGAACTAATGGACAAATTCTAAGTACAAATGGCTCAGGAGTTCTCAGTTGGGCCAACGCCTCAAGTGGATCTGTGACAAGTTTAACGGGTGACGTGACATCCACCGGGTCCGGCGCGGTAGCGACAACAGTGGTTAAACTTCAGGGCTATGATGTGGCGACAACGGCTCCAGTGGATGGACAGTTTTTTAAGTACATTGGCGGTGGCAGTACAGAGTGGCTGCCCGCAGATATTAAATTTTTCGATATCAAAGATAACTTAGGGAATTCCGCGTTTGTGGGAATGGGCTCTTGCACGAATGGTCAGACGGTGAAGTGGTCAAGTTTGACCGATACCTTTGAATGCCAAGCTATTGGAAGTTTACCAGGAAGTGTGATCGCCTCTGGAACGATTGATGCGGCTCGCTTACCTGCGGCCAGTATTAGTGCCGATGGAATTGTGAATCAAATTGCACAGAGTTTTTCAGGCATTAAGACGTTTGTGAATAATATGATCGCGCAAGGCACTCTTACCGTAACGGGATTACTGACTGCTAATGGTGGAGTGAGTACCACGACATTAACCACATCTGGCGCTATTAGTGCCAGTGGAGACATCGTAACTTTGGGCGGAGTTAAAATCGGAACGGTAGGTACGAGCTGTAACGGCACGACAGAAGGGACTATTCGCTATAATTCCTCAGCTAAAAAAATGGAATTCTGTAACGGAACGATCTGGGCTAACATCTCTTCAGGAACGCAAGCCAGTCTTGCCATCGGAAGCCCCAGTTCAAGTTTAGTCAAATCAGGCCCCGTCACCTACACAGTCACTTATGGATCTGGTACGGATACCGCGACAATTACGTTAGCTGTAGGGAATATCACTATAGGCGGCTCGGCCACCGCTGGGTGTAGCGTGACGAGTGTGACTGGT
Protein-coding regions in this window:
- a CDS encoding helix-turn-helix transcriptional regulator — its product is MDKFCKFLKKKRVESGLSQWDVAQKLGYSSPQFVSNWERCKCSPAIESFKGLSNLYEISFEIMVKMYLNDQKQMIYKKNRVRKNKTDMTSL
- a CDS encoding DUF1566 domain-containing protein, which codes for MRKSLAVLYFTSSRWVAAFLVLMGVGFPKALAQVPSSFTYQGQITKASGQPLEANPVVFNVRVYSPTNDCLLYEEQHSINMLGSDGAFSLNVGNGIRSGSDYEDTSLLSDIMKNSISFSGITTCSSGSSYSALAGHTRKVRISYNDGSGSVTLAQDFHLQSVPYAWYANSLQGFTASNFVQINPGQNITQTNLENLLGGTNYNTLYNLASGTSASPLNLNNQQIKNLSDPTLAQDAATKNYADTKIAGANIDVSTVGAGVGNGRVLSWNATLSRWEAITPVTTDATKLPLAGGTMAGNINMSGSQVLNSGHITLQNLSTITLGKFTNTQEATLGSTLGIGNKGAAWYNSDTDKIMYWDGNSAEAVGSGGGGNGDIEAIATVAGSALTGGVTSGTATLSVVTDNSSIETNGSNQLQVKDAGIGNTKLSANAVTSNKIDDGTIATADIGNSQVTDVKINSVSVNKIANGLGLYFNYQPNGGACAVGEVLKLTLNGWECGIDNNSGGVTTVFGRNGAVIAQSGDYIATQITNTPAGNIAATTAQAALNELDTEKLNKSGDTMTGALILPANGLTVGTTQFTASGGSIGIGTATPSTKLDVEGTLQIGDGGETCSVAANAGMIKYASGSLQYCNGSSWQILGISGAGLTSLGGQTGSTQTFAVNSSGNAPAITSGSNIHTLSIPLASSSGVTSGTISKADYDAFTAKLSAVTGSSLNSARLWVGDSSNLAQPVNLSGDATLSNTGALTIANNAITSAKINDGAITNSDINSSAAIAWSKIDKTGATATDVGAAPSARNVNTNSGSGLSGGGDLSADRSLSINVDDSTIEISTNTVRVKDSGITNAKINSVGVSKITSAATEYFSYMPAGTECLTNEVLKWDAASDRWICGADNNSGAVTSVFTRTGAVVAQSGDYTATQISNTPAGNIAASTAQAALDELDLEKVNKSGDAMTGALALNAQSELRFADGDSSNYLGLRAPATVGTNITWTLPSTDGTNGQILSTNGSGVLSWANASSGSVTSLTGDVTSTGSGAVATTVVKLQGYDVATTAPVDGQFFKYIGGGSTEWLPADIKFFDIKDNLGNSAFVGMGSCTNGQTVKWSSLTDTFECQAIGSLPGSVIASGTIDAARLPAASISADGIVNQIAQSFSGIKTFVNNMIAQGTLTVTGLLTANGGVSTTTLTTSGAISASGDIVTLGGVKIGTVGTSCNGTTEGTIRYNSSAKKMEFCNGTIWANISSGTQASLAIGSPSSSLVKSGPVTYTVTYGSGTDTATITLAVGNITIGGSATAGCSVTSVTGAGSTRTVTVNGCTGTGNVSISIAANTAQSTTGDQAPSAGPSSTYNVDNTGPTAPTGVSLGSVPSNLTNSPTITYSAASDVGGSTVANHQVRIERTSDNFVIYNWTNHTSGSDVGSLSLATNTQYSVYVRAMDALGNIGTATAATNWTTINDPCLGSPSPGTTCAGGAIYLGSLSPGATSGSGTDKYMTTPGGCGEIPAGQQGGGSGSTIWPNADFTPTCSGTDSLTKTWNDGSSNWYDIPGLTNYTSTIGTGAGASNTDQYYGSQNTGNIVAITSAGQGGYHAAARYCDRLSYGGYTDWHLPNRYELNLFYTNRASISGLDQTGNWYWASTEYNNTDSWIQRFSDGYQKVAILRTLPTGYVVCGDFKHVSV